The window CGTCGTGGACCTTTTCCATGGCGCGCCCGCCCAGGACATAGGACGGGCGGACCATCAGGGGGTAGCCGATCCGGGCGGCGATGGCGATCGCCTCGTCCAACGTGCTCGCCATCCCCGATTCGGGCTGGGGAATCCCGAGCTGCGCGATGATCTTCCGGAACCTGTCGCGGTCCTCTGCGAGATCGATCATCGCCGGCTTCGTCCCGAGGATCCGGACCCCGGCGGCCTCCAGCTCGGCGGCGATGTTCAGCGGCGTCTGGCCCCCGAATTGCACGATGACCCCCTCCGGCTTCTCTTTTTCGTAGATCGCGAGCACGTCCTCCACCGTGAGCGGCTCGAAGTAGAGCTTGTCCGAGGTGTCGTAGTCCGTCGAGACGGTCTCCGGGTTGCAGTTGATCATGATCGACTCGAATCCCGCTTCGCGCAAGGCGTAGGCGGCATGGACGCAGCAGTAGTCGAACTCGATCCCCTGTCCGATCCGGTTCGGCCCGCCGCCCAGTACGAGGACCTTGCGCCGGCCGCTCGTTTCCACCCGGTCGGGGGAGTTGTAGGTCGAATAGTAGTAGGCGGCGCTCTCCACTCCGCTCACCGGAACGGCGTCCCACGCCTCGACGACGCCCAGGGCGGTCCTGCGCTCCCGTACAGCCGCCTCGGGGACGCCCAGGATCTTGGACAGGTATTTGTCCGCAAAGCCGTCCTTCTTCGCACGGGCGAGCAGGTCGTCCGGTGGAAGGCCCCCCTTGTGCTGGAGCAGACGCTCCTCGAGCGCTACGAGCTCCCTCATCTGTTCGATGAACCACGGCTTGATGTGCGTCCTTGCGTAGAGCTCCTCCGTCGTCGCCCCCTTGCGGATCGCCTCGTACATCAGGAACTGGCGCTCGCTCGTCGGCTCGAAGAGCATGCGCATGAGATCGGGAAGCGGCTTGTTGTGGAAATCCTTCGCGAAGCCCAGGCCGTACCGGCCGATCTCGAGGGAGCGTATCGACTTCTGGAACGCCTCCTTGTAGGTCTTCCCTATGCTCATCACCTCGCCCACGGCCCGCATCTGCGTCCCCAGCTTGTCCTGCACTCCCTTGAATTTCTCGAAGGCCCAGCGGGCGAACTTGACTACGACGTAGTCCCCCCACGGGGTGTATTTCTCCAGGGTCCCCTCGCGCCAGTAGGGGATTTCGTCGAGGGTCAGCCCGCAGGCGAGCAACGACGACACGAAGGCGATCGGGAACCCGGTCGCCTTGGAGGCGAGGGCCGACGAGCGGGAGGTGCGCGGGTTGATCTCGATGACCACCACGCGTCCCGACGACGGATCGTGCGCGAACTGGATGTTCGTCCCCCCGATCACCTCAATGGCGTCGACGATGTCGTAGGAGTGCTTCTGGAGCCGCTCCTGGAGCTCCGGGGCGATGGTCAGCATCGGCGCGGTGCAGTAGGAGTCCCCTGTGTGGACGCCCATGGCGTCGACGTTTTCGATGAAGCAGACGGTGATCTTCTGTCCCTTGGCGTCGCGGACGACCTCCAGCTCGAGCTCCTCCCAACCCAGGACGGACTCCTCCACGAGGACCTGCCCGACCAGGCTCATCGAGAGCCCGCGGGCCACGATCGTCCGGAACTCCTCCATGTTGTATACGAATCCGCCGCCGGTTCCGCCCAGCGTGTAGGCCGGCCGGATCACGACGGGAAAGCCGATCTTCCTGACGACGGCTTCGGCTTCCTCGAGATTGTGCGCGATGTCGCTCCGCGGCATCTCCAGCCCGAGGCGGGACATCGTGTTCTTGAACTCCTGGCGGTCCTCGCCGCGCTTGATCGCGTCGACGTTGACGCCGATCACCTTGACTCCGTACTTTTCGAGAACGCCCTCCTGCGCCAGCGCGGAGGAAAGGTTCAACCCCGTCTGGCCGCCGAGGTTGGGGAGCAGCGCGTCGGGTCGCTCCTTCTCGATGATCTCGGTCAGGGAGGCCACGTTGAGCGGCTCGATGTAAGTTACGTCGGCCATCGTCGGGTCGGTCATGATGGTGGCCGGGTTGGAGTTGACGAGGACGATCTTGTAGCCGAGCTTCTTGAGGGCCTTGCACGCCTGGGTGCCGGAGTAATCGAACTCGCAGGCCTGCCCGATGATGATCGGGCCGG is drawn from Deltaproteobacteria bacterium RBG_16_64_85 and contains these coding sequences:
- a CDS encoding carbamoyl phosphate synthase large subunit — protein: MPRRDDIHKILIIGSGPIIIGQACEFDYSGTQACKALKKLGYKIVLVNSNPATIMTDPTMADVTYIEPLNVASLTEIIEKERPDALLPNLGGQTGLNLSSALAQEGVLEKYGVKVIGVNVDAIKRGEDRQEFKNTMSRLGLEMPRSDIAHNLEEAEAVVRKIGFPVVIRPAYTLGGTGGGFVYNMEEFRTIVARGLSMSLVGQVLVEESVLGWEELELEVVRDAKGQKITVCFIENVDAMGVHTGDSYCTAPMLTIAPELQERLQKHSYDIVDAIEVIGGTNIQFAHDPSSGRVVVIEINPRTSRSSALASKATGFPIAFVSSLLACGLTLDEIPYWREGTLEKYTPWGDYVVVKFARWAFEKFKGVQDKLGTQMRAVGEVMSIGKTYKEAFQKSIRSLEIGRYGLGFAKDFHNKPLPDLMRMLFEPTSERQFLMYEAIRKGATTEELYARTHIKPWFIEQMRELVALEERLLQHKGGLPPDDLLARAKKDGFADKYLSKILGVPEAAVRERRTALGVVEAWDAVPVSGVESAAYYYSTYNSPDRVETSGRRKVLVLGGGPNRIGQGIEFDYCCVHAAYALREAGFESIMINCNPETVSTDYDTSDKLYFEPLTVEDVLAIYEKEKPEGVIVQFGGQTPLNIAAELEAAGVRILGTKPAMIDLAEDRDRFRKIIAQLGIPQPESGMASTLDEAIAIAARIGYPLMVRPSYVLGGRAMEKVHDEEMLREYVAKAVEISPERPILIDRFLENAIEAEADAISDGTDAFVPAVMEHIELAGVHSGDSACSIPPVSIPPKHVDTIEEYTRKIAVALGVVGLMNVQYAIADDTVYILEANPRASRTVPIVSKVCNIPMARLATQVMLGKKLRDLSLSRRPIPHFGVKEAVFPFNMFPEVDPVLGPEMRSTGEVLGMSGSYGEAFFKAQVAASQMLPLEGTVLITVSERDRPGALEAARRFEKLGFFIVATDGTRKFLEENGVVARPILKMHEGRPNIADAIRNGEIQLVVNTPVGKVSAHDDSYIRKAAIKHKVPYITTTAAAVATAKGIAAHRSGGSPVKSLQQFHAGIGG